From Melospiza melodia melodia isolate bMelMel2 chromosome 19, bMelMel2.pri, whole genome shotgun sequence, one genomic window encodes:
- the KCNK15 gene encoding potassium channel subfamily K member 15, with product MKRQNLRTAALILCIFSYLLVGAAVFDALESEAESGRKRLLEQKRGELRRKYRFSADDYRELERLVLQAEPHRAGRQWKFAGSFYFAITVITTIGYGHAAPGTDAGKVFCMFYAILGIPLTLVMFQSLGERMNTVVRLLLKKIKKCLGMRTTHVSMENMVLVGFLSCMGTLCIGAAAFSYFEGWTFFHAYYYCFITLTTIGFGDFVALQKNEALQKKPPYVAFSFMYILVGLTVIGAFLNLVVLRFLTMNSEDERRDAEERASLRRARNNIHLKPKEDSRSSNAIFLPAEDRTSQMNLIPLVQEEAERQRRQSAVSAAEVPSFCTCLCYRPQVCGSPAPSHPETLSCHTNPVYYNSISYKIDEVSLSTRGQTGSSPGSTLSSSSPRCRQHPRLRRRSI from the exons ATGAAGCGGCAGAACCTGCGCACGGCCGCGCTCATCCTCTGCATCTTCTCCTACCTGCTGGTGGGCGCCGCGGTCTTCGATGCGCTGGAGTCGGAGGCGGAGAGCGGCCGCAAGCGGCTGCTGGAGCAGAAGCGCGGGGAGCTGCGGAGGAAGTACCGCTTCTCCGCCGACGATTACCGGGAGCTGGAGCGGCTGGTGCTGCAGGCCGAGCCGCACCGCGCCGGCCGCCAGTGGAAGTTCGCCGGCTCCTTCTACTTCGCCATCACGGTCATCACCACCATCG GTTATGGACACGCTGCTCCAGGCACAGATGCTGGCAAAGTCTTCTGCATGTTCTACGCCATCCTGGGCATCCCCCTGACGCTGGTCATGTTCCAGAGCCTGGGGGAGCGCATGAACACCGTCGTGAGGCTGCTGCTCAAGAAGATCAAGAAGTGTTTGGGCATGAGGACAACCCATGTGTCCATGGAGAACATGGTCCTGGTGGGCTTTCTGTCCTGCATGGGCACCCTGTGCATCGGCGCCGCAGCCTTCTCTTATTTCGAGGGCTGGACTTTCTTCCACGCCTACTACTACTGCTTCATCACCTTGACCACTATTGGCTTTGGAGACTTTGTGGCTCTGCAGAAGAACGAGGCTTTGCAGAAGAAGCCCCCGTACGTGGCTTTCAGCTTCATGTACATCCTGGTGGGCCTGACGGTCATCGGCGCCTTCCTCAACCTGGTGGTGCTGCGCTTCCTCACCATGAACTCGGAGGACGAGCGGCGCGACGCCGAGGAGCGAGCCTCGCTCAGGAGAGCCCGCAACAACATCCACCTCAAGCCCAAAGAGGACAGCCGCAGCAGCAACGCCATTTTTCTCCCCGCAGAGGACAGGACGAGCCAGATGAACCTGAtcccgctggtgcaggaggaggccGAGAGGCAGCGGCGGCAGTCGGCCGTGTCTGCGGCCGAGGTGCCGTCCTTCTGCACCTGCCTGTGCTACAGGCCCCAGGTGTGCGGCAGCCCGGCGCCCTCCCACCCCGAGACCCTGAGCTGCCACACCAACCCCGTGTACTACAACTCCATTTCCTACAAAATCGACGAGGTGTCCCTGAGCACGCGGGGGCAGACCGGCTCTTCCCCGGGGAGCACTTTGTCCTCCAGCAGCCCCCGCTGCCGGCAGCACCCCCGGCTGCGGAGGAGATCCATCTAG